The Dama dama isolate Ldn47 chromosome 23, ASM3311817v1, whole genome shotgun sequence genome contains a region encoding:
- the ZCCHC3 gene encoding zinc finger CCHC domain-containing protein 3, with product MATGGGAEEEKKRGRPQLLGPTRPSTRAEEAEGGREKMGWAQVVKNLAEKKGEFRESRPPRREEESGSGAGGGLAAPAGLAAPSLGDFPPAGRGDPKGRRRDPAGEAADSRKKKGAAEVGRRKKAEAAAMATPARPDAAEDAADRPPLDEQATAAGPAAGPGKGRFLVRICFQGDEGACPTRDFVVGALILRSIGMDPSDIYAVIQIPGSREFDVSFRSAEKLALFLRVYEEKREQEDCWENFVVLGRSKSSLKTLFILFRNETVDVEDIVTWLKRHCDVLAVPVKVTDRFGIWTGEYKCEIELRQGEGGVRHLPGAFFLGAERGYSWYKGQPKTCFKCGSRTHMSGSCTQDRCFRCGEEGHLSPYCRKGIVCNLCGKRGHAFAQCPKAVHNSVGAQLTGVAGH from the coding sequence ATGGCCACCGGCGGCGGCgcggaggaggagaagaagcgggGGCGGCCGCAGCTCCTGGGCCCCACGCGCCCGTCGACCAGAGCCGAGGAGGCCGAGGGCGGCCGCGAGAAGATGGGCTGGGCccaagtggtgaagaacctggCCGAGAAGAAAGGCGAGTTCCGTGAGTCGCGGCCGCCGCGGCGGGAGGAAGAGAGCGGCAGCGGCGCGGGAGGCGGACTCGCCGCTCCCGCGGGTCTGGCGGCGCCGAGTCTCGGCGACTTCCCCCCAGCCGGCCGCGGGGACCCGAAGGGCCGCCGGAGAGACCCAGCCGGAGAGGCGGCGGACTCCCGCAAGAAAAAGGGTGCAGCCGAGGTGGGCAGGAGGAAGAAGGCTGAGGCGGCAGCCATGGCGACCCCGGCGAGGCCCGACGCTGCCGAGGACGCAGCCGACCGGCCCCCCCTTGACGAGCAGGCTACGGCGGCTGGCCCCGCTGCAGGCCCGGGTAAGGGCCGCTTCCTCGTGCGCATCTGTTTCCAGGGAGACGAGGGCGCCTGCCCAACCAGGGACTTCGTAGTGGGCGCGCTCATCTTGCGCTCCATCGGCATGGACCCGAGCGACATCTACGCAGTCATTCAGATCCCAGGCAGCCGCGAGTTCGACGTGAGCTTCCGTTCGGCGGAGAAGCTAGCCCTGTTCCTGCGCGTCTACGAGGAGAAGCGCGAGCAGGAGGACTGCTGGGAGAACTTTGTGGTGCTGGGGCGGAGCAAGTCCAGCTTGAAGACGCTCTTCATTCTCTTCCGGAACGAGACGGTGGACGTGGAGGACATCGTGACCTGGCTCAAACGCCACTGCGATGTGCTGGCCGTGCCCGTGAAAGTGACCGACAGGTTTGGGATCTGGACCGGGGAGTACAAGTGCGAGATCGAGCTGCGCCAGGGGGAGGGAGGAGTCAGGCACCTGCCGGGAGCCTTTTTCCTGGGGGCCGAGAGGGGCTACAGCTGGTACAAGGGGCAGCCCAAGACGTGCTTTAAATGTGGTTCCCGGACCCACATGAGCGGCAGCTGCACACAGGACAGGTGCTTCAGGTGCGGGGAGGAGGGGCACCTGAGCCCTTACTGCCGGAAGGGCATCGTGTGTAACCTCTGTGGCAAGCGAGGACACGCCTTTGCCCAGTGTCCCAAAGCGGTTCACAATTCCGTGGGAGCTCAGCTAACCGGCGTGGCCGGGCACTGA